A region of Desulforamulus hydrothermalis Lam5 = DSM 18033 DNA encodes the following proteins:
- the hydE gene encoding [FeFe] hydrogenase H-cluster radical SAM maturase HydE, which produces MRQDFIKAFNKAADGSQLTRADLTVLLQAQAGEEEAKLFELADAVRQKNFGNAVHLRGIIEFSNFCRNDCHYCGLRRSNRAIRRYRIPLPEIVATAKYAADLGYGTIVLQAGEDPAYSGEQLAEMIRQVKEAGDFAVTVCVGERSRRDYELMREAGADRYLLKHETADAALFAGLRPGTSLAERIKRLKWLRELGYQVGSGNMVGLPGQTVETLADDLLLLKELDVEMAGIGPFIPHHQTPLKDSPAGDLKQTLKTLAVARILLPQTHLPATTAIGTLHPAGRRMALACGANVIMPNLSPAGYRQLYQIYPEKAGSKENPEESHEKIARLVKEAGRYISTGRGDSPKEIFKKSPDTWAGER; this is translated from the coding sequence GTGCGGCAAGATTTTATCAAAGCATTTAACAAGGCAGCCGATGGCAGCCAACTAACCAGAGCAGATCTTACAGTGCTGCTGCAAGCCCAAGCGGGAGAAGAGGAAGCAAAATTATTTGAACTGGCCGATGCGGTGCGGCAGAAAAATTTTGGTAATGCAGTACACCTGCGGGGCATTATTGAGTTTTCTAATTTCTGCCGTAACGACTGCCACTACTGCGGATTGCGGCGCAGCAACCGGGCCATTCGCCGTTACCGCATACCGCTGCCGGAAATTGTGGCTACCGCCAAATATGCTGCTGATTTAGGTTACGGTACCATCGTTTTACAGGCCGGGGAGGATCCCGCCTATTCAGGTGAACAATTGGCTGAGATGATCCGCCAAGTCAAGGAAGCAGGTGACTTTGCTGTCACCGTTTGTGTGGGCGAACGCAGCCGGCGTGATTATGAACTCATGAGAGAAGCAGGTGCGGATCGCTATTTGCTAAAACACGAAACAGCGGATGCCGCGTTGTTTGCCGGCCTGCGGCCGGGCACCTCGCTGGCAGAACGGATCAAGCGGCTGAAATGGCTGCGCGAATTGGGTTACCAGGTTGGCTCCGGCAATATGGTAGGGCTGCCGGGACAGACGGTGGAAACTTTGGCGGATGACCTCCTGCTCTTAAAGGAATTGGATGTGGAAATGGCCGGCATCGGACCTTTTATTCCCCATCACCAGACACCGTTAAAGGACAGTCCGGCCGGAGATTTAAAGCAAACCCTAAAAACCCTGGCAGTGGCAAGAATCCTCCTGCCGCAAACCCACCTGCCGGCCACCACCGCCATCGGCACCTTGCACCCGGCAGGACGCCGGATGGCCCTGGCCTGCGGTGCCAATGTAATCATGCCTAATTTGTCACCGGCCGGCTATCGCCAATTGTATCAAATTTATCCGGAAAAGGCCGGGAGTAAAGAAAACCCGGAGGAATCTCACGAAAAGATAGCCAGGCTGGTAAAAGAAGCGGGGCGGTATATTAGTACGGGTCGGGGCGACAGCCCCAAGGAAATATTTAAAAAAAGTCCGGACACTTGGGCCGGAGAAAGGTAA
- the hydF gene encoding [FeFe] hydrogenase H-cluster maturation GTPase HydF, which translates to MDSTPRGNRLHIAIFGRRNAGKSSLINALTNQDIAVVSHVPGTTTDPVYKAMEILPVGPVVIIDTAGIDDTGQLGELRVQRSLEVLNKADLVLLVMDAGAGLSEFEQDIVSRCQTKKLPVVAVLNKTDQYPVNQQQVDEIKEKLALEPVAVSALTGTGISELKIAIIKAAPPAWDDQTIVGDLLNPGDVAVLVVPIDLAAPKGRLILPQVQTIRDILDHDAMAYVVKERELKECIASLNKKPRIVITDSQAFLKADADTPPDVLLTSFSILFARYKGDLETLVAGAKAIEKLKPGDKVLIAEACTHHRMEDDIGTVKIPRWLRQIVGGDLDFHWCSGHRFPADLSEYKLVVHCGSCMINRREMLSRIMQVQQAGVPIVNYGVCIAYVQGILRRALSPFPVLQEMLDDLD; encoded by the coding sequence ATGGACAGCACACCAAGAGGAAATCGGCTTCATATAGCTATCTTCGGGCGGCGCAACGCCGGTAAGTCCAGTTTGATAAATGCACTGACCAACCAGGATATTGCTGTTGTATCCCATGTGCCAGGTACCACCACTGACCCGGTGTACAAAGCCATGGAGATTTTGCCGGTGGGTCCGGTGGTAATTATTGACACTGCGGGCATTGATGATACCGGACAACTGGGCGAACTTAGAGTACAGCGGTCTCTTGAAGTATTAAATAAAGCTGACCTGGTACTGCTGGTAATGGATGCCGGCGCCGGGCTAAGCGAATTTGAACAGGACATTGTATCCCGCTGCCAAACCAAAAAGCTGCCGGTAGTGGCGGTACTGAATAAAACAGACCAATATCCGGTAAATCAGCAGCAAGTTGATGAAATTAAAGAAAAACTGGCACTGGAACCGGTGGCGGTGAGCGCTCTTACCGGTACCGGTATCTCTGAATTGAAAATAGCAATAATCAAAGCCGCCCCCCCCGCTTGGGATGACCAGACAATTGTAGGTGACCTGCTGAATCCCGGGGACGTGGCTGTACTGGTTGTACCTATTGATCTGGCGGCGCCCAAGGGGCGGTTAATTTTGCCCCAGGTGCAAACCATCCGGGATATTTTGGATCACGATGCCATGGCCTATGTAGTAAAGGAAAGGGAATTAAAGGAGTGTATAGCATCTTTAAATAAAAAACCCAGGATTGTGATTACCGACTCCCAGGCTTTTCTCAAAGCAGATGCTGATACGCCGCCGGATGTCCTGTTAACTTCCTTTTCTATCCTGTTTGCCCGTTATAAAGGGGATTTAGAAACCCTGGTGGCAGGGGCAAAAGCTATTGAAAAATTAAAGCCGGGTGATAAAGTGCTGATAGCCGAGGCATGCACCCATCACCGGATGGAAGACGATATCGGTACCGTCAAGATACCACGCTGGCTGCGCCAGATTGTGGGCGGTGATTTGGATTTTCATTGGTGCAGCGGGCACCGGTTCCCGGCGGATCTGTCGGAATATAAGCTGGTGGTGCACTGCGGCTCCTGTATGATTAACCGGCGGGAAATGCTGTCCCGCATTATGCAGGTGCAACAGGCGGGTGTTCCTATTGTTAATTACGGGGTGTGCATAGCCTATGTGCAAGGCATTCTCAGACGGGCCCTGTCCCCCTTCCCGGTGTTACAAGAGATGCTGGATGATTTAGATTAA
- the hydG gene encoding [FeFe] hydrogenase H-cluster radical SAM maturase HydG, which produces MAINKAEIYHNQWEPADFIKEEEINRMLEEAKQAPAACVREIIEKARQARGLTPEEVAVLLQNEDEELLSLMYEVAREIKLKIYGKRLVLFAPLYISDHCVNNCVYCGYRRDNKFKRRKLTQEEVAEEVKILESMGHKRLALEAGEHPGECPIEYVLECLNTIYSIKFDNGSIRRCNVNIAATTIEDYKKLKDAGIGTYILFQETYHRATYQKMHPSGPKADYDWHTTAHDRAMMAGIDDVGFGVLFGLYDYKFEVLGLLMHALHLEERFGVGPHTISVPRLRPALGVDYNSFPYLVNDDQFMKLVAIIRLAVPYTGMIISTRERPAYRDMLLNYGISQISAGSCTGVGGYKRELQRQQCLAEGGSRCGGEQDAPQFSVDDHRTPDEVLRSVCQSGWLPSYCTACYRKGRTGDRFMALAKSGEIQNVCQPNAILTFKEYLLDYASPETRAVGEETIRRHLAEISNPQIRKITEERLKQIEAGERDLYF; this is translated from the coding sequence ATGGCAATTAACAAGGCGGAGATTTATCATAACCAGTGGGAACCGGCAGATTTTATTAAGGAAGAAGAAATCAACCGTATGCTGGAGGAAGCTAAACAAGCTCCGGCGGCCTGCGTCAGAGAGATAATTGAAAAGGCACGGCAGGCCCGGGGGCTGACGCCGGAAGAAGTAGCCGTTTTGCTGCAAAATGAAGATGAAGAACTGCTGTCTTTAATGTATGAAGTGGCTAGGGAAATAAAGCTGAAGATTTACGGCAAACGTCTGGTCTTGTTTGCCCCGCTGTATATCAGTGATCACTGTGTCAATAACTGTGTTTATTGCGGCTACCGCCGGGATAACAAGTTTAAACGCCGCAAATTAACCCAGGAGGAAGTGGCAGAAGAAGTAAAAATTTTGGAATCAATGGGACACAAGAGGTTGGCCTTGGAAGCCGGCGAACACCCGGGAGAATGTCCGATTGAGTATGTGCTGGAATGCTTAAACACAATTTACAGTATTAAATTTGACAATGGCAGCATCCGCCGCTGCAACGTCAATATTGCCGCCACCACTATTGAAGATTATAAGAAACTGAAAGATGCCGGCATTGGTACTTATATCTTATTCCAGGAAACCTATCACCGGGCCACTTATCAAAAGATGCACCCCAGCGGCCCCAAGGCTGATTATGATTGGCATACCACCGCCCACGACCGGGCTATGATGGCCGGTATTGATGATGTTGGCTTTGGTGTACTGTTTGGCCTGTACGATTACAAATTTGAAGTTTTGGGTCTGTTGATGCATGCTTTGCATTTGGAAGAACGTTTCGGTGTAGGTCCGCATACCATTTCGGTGCCGCGCTTACGGCCGGCCCTGGGAGTGGATTACAACAGCTTCCCCTATTTAGTAAATGACGACCAGTTTATGAAACTGGTAGCTATTATTCGCCTGGCAGTTCCCTATACCGGCATGATTATTTCCACCCGGGAACGGCCCGCTTATCGTGATATGTTGTTGAACTACGGCATATCACAAATTTCTGCCGGCTCCTGTACCGGCGTAGGCGGCTACAAACGGGAACTGCAGCGTCAGCAATGCCTGGCTGAGGGTGGCAGCCGGTGCGGCGGCGAACAAGATGCCCCGCAGTTCAGCGTGGATGACCACCGTACACCGGATGAGGTATTGCGCAGCGTCTGCCAATCCGGTTGGCTGCCCAGCTACTGCACAGCCTGCTACCGTAAAGGGCGCACCGGCGACAGGTTCATGGCCCTGGCCAAAAGCGGTGAAATTCAAAACGTTTGCCAGCCCAATGCTATCCTTACCTTTAAAGAATACCTGCTTGACTATGCTTCGCCTGAGACCAGGGCAGTGGGAGAAGAAACCATTCGCCGGCACCTGGCCGAAATCAGCAACCCGCAAATCAGAAAAATTACAGAAGAACGTCTTAAACAAATTGAAGCCGGGGAAAGAGACCTGTATTTCTAG